The following coding sequences lie in one Flavobacteriales bacterium genomic window:
- a CDS encoding SDR family oxidoreductase, producing MFNTPFHKTAISKSTFLVTGGAGFIGSNLVEYLIKYNAGKVVVLDNLSNGYLKNIQPFIGLPNFQFIEGDITDFDTCVKAVGGVDYVLHQAALGSVPRSIENPLATHQANATGFLNILTAAKDSSVKRIVFASSSSVYGDSKELPKVEDRIGNQLSPYAVSKRTKELYANVFALTYNLDVVGLRYFNVFGPNQSPNGPYAAAIPLFMDAVLKNESPFINGSGEQSRDFTFVENVVQANIKALFTEKEVKGKVLNIAFGGRTTINELFFMIRNAVGNNVEPIYRAERKGDVKDSLADISLARELIDYNPSFSIEEGLKITIDWFKQNNI from the coding sequence ATGTTTAATACACCATTTCATAAAACAGCTATTTCCAAAAGTACTTTTTTGGTTACAGGTGGAGCCGGATTTATTGGGTCAAACCTTGTAGAGTATCTTATCAAATATAATGCAGGTAAAGTAGTGGTGTTAGATAATTTATCAAACGGTTATCTAAAAAATATTCAACCATTTATTGGTTTGCCCAATTTTCAATTTATAGAAGGCGATATTACTGATTTTGATACTTGTGTAAAAGCCGTTGGTGGTGTTGATTATGTTTTACATCAAGCAGCGTTAGGTTCTGTGCCTCGTAGTATTGAAAACCCACTGGCAACACATCAAGCCAACGCAACAGGTTTTTTAAATATTTTAACTGCAGCTAAAGATTCTAGTGTTAAACGTATCGTTTTTGCTAGCTCTTCTTCAGTTTATGGCGATAGTAAAGAATTACCAAAAGTGGAAGATCGAATAGGTAATCAATTATCGCCTTATGCCGTAAGCAAACGAACCAAAGAACTGTATGCCAATGTATTTGCATTGACGTATAATTTAGATGTGGTTGGGTTACGATATTTTAACGTTTTTGGTCCAAATCAGAGCCCCAACGGACCGTACGCTGCGGCAATCCCATTGTTTATGGATGCAGTATTGAAAAATGAATCACCATTTATAAATGGTAGTGGTGAGCAAAGTAGAGATTTTACTTTTGTAGAAAATGTTGTTCAAGCAAATATTAAAGCATTGTTTACCGAAAAAGAGGTGAAAGGAAAAGTGCTAAATATTGCTTTTGGAGGAAGAACAACCATTAACGAGTTGTTTTTTATGATTAGAAATGCTGTTGGAAACAACGTTGAACCTATTTATAGAGCCGAACGTAAAGGAGATGTAAAAGACTCGTTGGCAGATATTTCGTTAGCACGAGAGTTGATTGATTATAATCCTAGTTTTTCTATTGAAGAAGGATTAAAAATTACCATTGATTGGTTTAAACAAAACAATATTTGA
- a CDS encoding capsular biosynthesis protein, producing MSFLSNIFGKKERFEAIDFSVFGADMHSHLIPGIDDGSPDVATSITLIKEFKAMGYKKIITTPHVMSDYYKNTPETILGGLEKVRAELKKQQIDFEISAAAEYNLDDGLEAIIDNKKILTFGDNLVLFELPFMQEPRNFQEIVFKFQTTGYRPILAHPERYSFWHKDFEKYEELKSKGVLLQLNLLSLTGHYSPDVKKIAEKLVDADLIDFVGTDCHRMDHLEILKSYANSKYFNILAKNLNLKNAQL from the coding sequence TTGAGTTTTTTAAGCAACATATTCGGTAAAAAAGAGCGTTTTGAAGCTATAGATTTCTCGGTTTTTGGAGCTGATATGCATTCGCATTTGATACCAGGAATTGACGATGGCTCTCCTGATGTAGCAACTTCTATTACGTTAATAAAAGAGTTTAAAGCAATGGGTTATAAGAAAATTATAACCACACCTCATGTAATGAGCGATTATTACAAAAATACCCCAGAAACTATTTTAGGCGGGCTAGAAAAAGTAAGAGCAGAATTAAAAAAACAACAAATTGATTTTGAGATTTCAGCAGCAGCCGAGTACAACTTAGATGATGGTTTAGAAGCCATTATTGATAATAAAAAGATTTTGACTTTTGGAGATAACTTGGTGTTGTTTGAACTTCCTTTTATGCAAGAACCACGTAACTTTCAGGAAATTGTTTTTAAGTTTCAAACAACAGGGTACCGACCTATTTTAGCTCACCCAGAGCGTTATAGCTTTTGGCACAAAGATTTTGAAAAGTATGAAGAACTAAAATCAAAAGGAGTATTGTTGCAACTTAATTTATTATCGCTTACGGGGCATTACTCACCCGATGTAAAAAAGATTGCAGAGAAATTAGTGGACGCAGATTTAATTGATTTTGTTGGTACGGATTGCCACAGAATGGATCACCTTGAAATTTTAAAGTCTTACGCTAATTCTAAGTATTTTAATATTTTGGCTAAGAATTTAAATCTGAAAAACGCTCAGTTGTAA